The proteins below are encoded in one region of Clostridium estertheticum:
- a CDS encoding aldo/keto reductase translates to MKTMKLGKTDINISRMGLGTWPIGGGPAWNGDRELQSSIDTIRTCPSIGVNVIDTAPGYNFGNSEVIVGKALKGMKREDVCLITKCGITWNRKGSLFNKVGDVQLYKNLSKESIMEEIEMSLERLGTDYIDVYMTHWQSVEPYFTPIKETMEALNELKAAGKIKTIGAANMTPEHIKEYLKYGQLDLVQAKYSILDRAIEQDLVPICRENKITLQAYSPLEQGLLSGCLPRDYVPTGAQCNKKWFQPENMQKAMNMMDNWKDLCKKYDCTIANLSLAWVLAQGDFFNLLSGATTVDQIKENVKSAEVELSKSDARLMREMAEAIDD, encoded by the coding sequence ATGAAAACAATGAAATTAGGAAAAACTGATATAAATATTTCAAGAATGGGTCTAGGAACTTGGCCTATTGGCGGAGGTCCTGCATGGAACGGAGACCGAGAATTACAATCATCCATAGATACTATAAGAACTTGTCCGTCCATTGGAGTTAATGTAATTGATACAGCTCCAGGCTATAATTTTGGTAACAGCGAAGTAATTGTTGGCAAGGCTTTGAAAGGTATGAAAAGAGAGGATGTTTGTTTAATTACAAAATGTGGTATAACATGGAATAGAAAAGGAAGTTTGTTTAACAAAGTAGGTGATGTGCAGCTTTATAAGAATCTTTCTAAAGAATCAATTATGGAAGAGATTGAAATGAGTTTGGAGCGTTTGGGGACGGATTATATTGATGTTTACATGACTCATTGGCAATCAGTAGAGCCTTACTTTACTCCAATCAAAGAAACAATGGAAGCATTAAATGAACTAAAGGCAGCCGGAAAGATAAAAACCATTGGTGCTGCAAACATGACACCTGAACATATAAAAGAATACTTAAAGTACGGACAATTAGATTTGGTGCAAGCTAAATACAGTATTTTGGATAGAGCAATTGAACAGGATTTGGTTCCAATTTGTAGAGAAAATAAAATTACTCTTCAAGCTTACTCTCCTTTGGAGCAAGGGTTGTTGAGCGGGTGCCTCCCAAGAGATTATGTTCCTACAGGGGCACAGTGCAATAAAAAATGGTTTCAACCTGAAAATATGCAAAAAGCAATGAATATGATGGATAATTGGAAAGACTTGTGTAAAAAATATGATTGTACAATAGCCAATTTATCTCTTGCATGGGTTTTGGCACAGGGTGATTTCTTTAATCTGCTAAGTGGAGCAACTACGGTAGACCAAATTAAAGAGAATGTAAAATCTGCTGAAGTTGAACTTTCAAAATCAGATGCTAGATTAATGAGAGAAATGGCAGAAGCAATTGACGACTAA
- a CDS encoding zinc ribbon domain-containing protein encodes MKHCIKCNTELTDKSKYCNECGKNQSTDAYDNQDSYDAQEDNYKREPVYTVKPEYRENSDYEDANNFHAKRKHRPILIICLIVIVIVVVAALGLMSTNKDKSDDLKYQDIPASTKSVTPEATKTEPAKTAKSAIVGKLHQKVIVPDIRYGTYEITINSITLSTERNKYSKVKAVEVYKINYTYKLLSSGTSTHGLYVSSFASFDSTGESGEGYPGGAGDYPKPLTIIGTKCSADTFVAVKNKSSFINLVLDYNVTNDSGHMTFKIPTK; translated from the coding sequence ATGAAACATTGCATAAAATGCAACACAGAACTGACAGACAAAAGTAAATACTGCAATGAATGTGGAAAAAACCAATCGACAGATGCGTATGACAATCAAGATAGTTATGATGCGCAAGAGGATAATTACAAAAGAGAACCTGTATATACTGTTAAGCCAGAGTATAGAGAAAACTCAGATTACGAAGATGCTAATAACTTTCATGCAAAACGTAAACATAGACCAATATTAATAATATGCTTAATAGTAATAGTAATAGTAGTAGTTGCTGCACTTGGTTTAATGTCAACTAATAAAGATAAATCAGATGATCTTAAATATCAGGATATACCAGCTTCAACTAAAAGCGTTACTCCCGAAGCAACTAAAACTGAACCAGCTAAAACAGCTAAATCAGCCATAGTAGGAAAATTACATCAGAAAGTTATTGTTCCAGATATTCGGTATGGAACATATGAAATTACAATTAACAGTATTACATTATCAACAGAAAGAAATAAATATAGCAAGGTTAAAGCAGTAGAAGTGTATAAGATTAATTATACCTACAAATTATTGTCTAGTGGAACTTCAACACATGGTTTATACGTATCTAGTTTCGCTTCATTTGACAGCACAGGAGAGTCAGGAGAAGGTTATCCAGGCGGGGCTGGTGATTACCCTAAGCCATTAACTATTATAGGGACTAAATGTTCAGCAGATACATTTGTAGCAGTTAAAAATAAAAGTTCTTTCATAAATTTAGTTTTAGACTATAATGTGACTAATGATAGCGGACATATGACATTTAAAATACCAACTAAATAA
- a CDS encoding ABC transporter ATP-binding protein: MFLLLVKNLLIGAVAMAIQVTATVIYNNESKRAIAKINQSVYMKSVWFPIEYYDTHHTGDFMSKLMYDASKTGDIFGSRLRRIIMPIIMVILFLIPMFYLCPQVTVGLLAVSCISLLVNTLMVKPMKKVSSKMSKVNKGMIQNLTNIMQGVETIKIFAVKDIIMKQYDVSNKQCAKAQKKQNWYSALLTGLNNASNLLCSLVFLGVGIYYVEQGVVDVASLTALYMLYGTFSWYFLQIGRYIPELVNCLVNAQQVFEFMGIQEEPKTYIEHRQAGTEKESSQRAYISMENITFGYNENDKKVLKDFNLSVKKGTSVAITGHSGRGKSTLAKLLLGFYPVEKGQIYIDGVSLEKLGLHKLRELIAYVPQDTYLYNVSIAENISYGRAEATMEEVVQSAKAANAHEFIMKQSEGYNTLVGERGNKLSGGEKQRIAIARAILKNAPILLLDEATSALDNESEYLVQEAIQSLMKDRTTIMIAHRPSTIATADVEMAM; this comes from the coding sequence TTGTTTTTACTTCTTGTGAAAAATTTATTGATAGGTGCTGTGGCCATGGCGATTCAGGTGACGGCAACAGTCATTTATAACAATGAGTCTAAACGGGCAATTGCAAAGATTAATCAATCGGTGTATATGAAATCAGTATGGTTTCCTATAGAATATTACGATACTCACCATACTGGCGATTTTATGTCAAAATTAATGTATGATGCAAGCAAAACCGGAGATATTTTTGGTTCGAGGCTTCGTCGTATTATTATGCCGATTATCATGGTTATTCTGTTTCTGATTCCTATGTTTTATCTATGCCCACAGGTTACAGTGGGATTGCTAGCGGTAAGCTGCATTTCCCTACTAGTGAATACATTAATGGTAAAGCCCATGAAAAAGGTTAGTTCCAAAATGTCAAAGGTAAACAAAGGGATGATACAGAATCTGACCAATATTATGCAGGGAGTAGAAACGATTAAGATTTTTGCGGTGAAGGATATAATTATGAAGCAATATGATGTTTCAAATAAGCAGTGTGCAAAGGCACAGAAGAAACAGAATTGGTATTCAGCACTGCTGACAGGTTTGAATAATGCCTCCAATCTGCTCTGTTCGCTGGTATTCTTAGGTGTGGGAATTTACTATGTTGAACAAGGCGTGGTGGATGTTGCTTCGCTAACGGCATTGTATATGTTGTATGGAACCTTTAGTTGGTATTTTTTACAGATTGGGCGTTATATTCCGGAGTTGGTCAACTGTTTGGTCAACGCCCAGCAAGTCTTTGAATTTATGGGTATACAAGAAGAACCGAAAACATATATTGAACATAGGCAGGCAGGTACAGAAAAAGAGTCTTCTCAGCGTGCGTATATTTCTATGGAAAATATCACCTTCGGATACAATGAAAATGATAAAAAAGTTCTAAAGGATTTTAATTTGTCTGTAAAAAAAGGAACTTCAGTAGCCATTACTGGTCATTCTGGACGTGGCAAGAGTACTTTAGCTAAGCTTTTATTGGGATTCTATCCAGTAGAAAAGGGACAAATATATATTGATGGTGTATCATTGGAAAAACTGGGATTACATAAACTTCGTGAGTTGATTGCTTACGTGCCACAGGATACCTATTTGTACAACGTAAGTATTGCCGAAAACATTTCCTATGGAAGGGCTGAGGCTACCATGGAAGAGGTTGTGCAGTCGGCAAAGGCGGCCAATGCCCACGAATTCATTATGAAGCAGTCAGAAGGATATAATACCCTGGTAGGTGAGCGTGGTAACAAGCTGTCTGGTGGGGAGAAGCAGCGTATTGCAATTGCCAGGGCTATCCTTAAAAATGCGCCCATTCTTTTACTGGATGAGGCAACTTCAGCACTTGATAACGAGTCAGAATATTTGGTTCAGGAGGCAATACAGTCGCTCATGAAGGATCGAACTACGATTATGATAGCTCATCGGCCGAGCACCATTGCCACAGCGGATGTAGAGATGGCAATGTAG
- a CDS encoding carbohydrate kinase family protein, with translation MDNKLDVICIGAAIVDIPLHPVSKNIFDSESYPLEKICMTIGGDAINEATIISRLGYKVALMSRIGKDVVGDYILKFCEQNNIDCFSVNIDPDIDTSINVGLVTEDGERTFVTNRNGSLWKTNIDDVDFKRFKEARLLSLASIFNNPLIDGKSLVKIFTEAKKNNMLICADMIKRRFGEGFEDIREALGYVDYFFPNYDEACLITGKTNLDEIADVFLGCGVKNVIIKTGKDGCFVKNSNETLIVPIYKYSKLIDTIGAGDNFAAGFITAILDGKSLKECAEFANVTASISVEYLGATTGVKSKQQVEERMKEYIISKI, from the coding sequence GTGGATAATAAATTAGATGTAATTTGTATTGGGGCCGCAATTGTTGATATACCTTTACATCCTGTAAGCAAAAATATATTTGACAGTGAATCTTATCCTTTAGAAAAAATATGTATGACTATAGGTGGAGATGCAATTAATGAAGCTACTATAATTTCAAGGTTAGGATATAAAGTTGCATTGATGAGTCGCATTGGGAAAGATGTAGTAGGAGATTACATTCTTAAATTCTGTGAACAAAATAATATTGATTGTTTTAGTGTAAATATTGATCCAGATATTGATACTTCTATCAATGTGGGTTTAGTAACTGAAGACGGTGAGCGAACATTTGTTACAAATCGTAATGGAAGCTTGTGGAAGACCAATATTGATGATGTTGATTTTAAACGATTTAAAGAAGCGAGATTACTTTCATTAGCAAGTATATTTAATAATCCATTAATTGATGGAAAGTCACTTGTAAAGATTTTTACAGAGGCAAAGAAGAACAATATGCTAATTTGTGCAGACATGATTAAAAGAAGATTTGGTGAGGGGTTTGAAGATATCCGTGAAGCTTTAGGATATGTTGATTACTTTTTTCCAAATTATGATGAGGCTTGTTTGATAACTGGCAAAACAAATTTGGATGAAATAGCAGATGTTTTTTTAGGATGCGGCGTTAAAAATGTAATTATAAAGACTGGCAAAGATGGATGTTTTGTAAAAAATTCAAACGAAACATTAATTGTTCCCATATATAAATATTCTAAATTAATTGATACTATTGGTGCAGGGGACAACTTTGCTGCTGGATTTATTACAGCTATTTTGGATGGAAAATCACTCAAGGAATGTGCCGAGTTCGCTAACGTGACAGCATCCATTTCCGTTGAATATCTAGGGGCAACAACTGGAGTGAAAAGCAAACAACAGGTAGAAGAAAGAATGAAAGAATATATTATTTCCAAAATATAA
- a CDS encoding ABC transporter ATP-binding protein yields MRKNNVFRRIAIRYLPWMVVELIAAYVLTSIIVKGSSLISNAIDALLSGQVSGIVSTSFMMQLFLFVGIGFVASLVRDVCASQFSVNIQTQFREEAGRKLVRLEFKYFDKNSSGTILNKLISDIGQAGRFFSETLPDICRILVEAVTIIVSIGKIDGMLVVFIAVGYPVVLVVSHYSSKRMSNLAKNRWKKIDVLNSTAYDNIQGILVGRSFNLMSVMQKKIYKANDEILKFEFIRNRLSAISVIMQNVINWLPNIILATLALMRVLNGSLTVGEMTFFILMLDRIIHPLSELPMLFNDAREIGVSIQRLEELMGQADEPSGDWDGSHYARDCDQVPETVIEFENVNFAYNEGCQVLYNVNFTIKAGKNVAFVGSSGEGKSTIFKLLCGFYKKQSGNYKLYGRNFEDWNLNAARNLYSLVSQNVFLFPESIADNIAYGREGATMEEIKEACRLANIHDFIISLPQQYDTLAGERGTRLSGGERQRISIARAFLKNAPILLLDEPTSAIDVGTEDLIKEAIERISNGKTVITIAHRLSTIENADTILVLSKGQIVESGTNEELLMKKGIYHHLYQVQQKAQEEGKEETLNEII; encoded by the coding sequence ATGAGAAAGAATAATGTGTTTCGGAGGATAGCTATACGTTACCTTCCATGGATGGTTGTGGAATTGATTGCAGCATATGTGCTGACCTCAATTATTGTGAAGGGTAGCAGTCTAATATCCAATGCCATTGATGCACTTCTTTCTGGACAAGTGTCGGGTATTGTAAGTACAAGTTTTATGATGCAACTTTTCCTCTTTGTGGGAATTGGTTTTGTGGCATCGCTGGTTAGGGATGTGTGTGCGTCACAATTCAGTGTAAATATTCAGACACAGTTTCGCGAGGAGGCTGGGAGAAAACTGGTTCGTCTAGAATTTAAGTATTTTGACAAGAATTCCTCTGGTACTATTTTGAACAAGTTGATTTCGGATATTGGACAAGCTGGACGGTTCTTTTCAGAAACACTTCCTGATATTTGTCGAATACTGGTTGAGGCTGTGACTATTATTGTTTCCATCGGTAAGATTGATGGCATGCTTGTGGTATTTATAGCGGTTGGTTATCCAGTGGTGCTTGTGGTGTCTCATTACTCATCCAAGCGAATGTCAAATCTTGCTAAGAACAGATGGAAGAAAATTGATGTGCTTAACTCCACTGCCTATGACAATATTCAAGGAATCCTTGTGGGCAGAAGCTTCAATCTGATGTCAGTGATGCAGAAAAAAATCTACAAGGCTAACGATGAGATTCTGAAGTTTGAATTTATCCGTAATAGATTGTCAGCAATATCAGTGATTATGCAGAACGTGATTAACTGGCTACCAAATATTATTTTGGCAACACTGGCGCTAATGAGGGTGTTAAACGGTTCACTTACTGTGGGAGAGATGACTTTCTTCATTCTTATGTTGGATCGAATTATTCATCCTTTAAGTGAACTACCTATGTTGTTTAATGATGCACGTGAAATTGGTGTGTCCATCCAGCGTCTGGAAGAACTGATGGGGCAAGCGGACGAACCCAGCGGAGATTGGGATGGAAGTCACTACGCCCGAGATTGTGATCAGGTACCGGAAACTGTTATTGAATTTGAAAATGTAAATTTTGCTTACAATGAAGGTTGTCAAGTGTTGTACAATGTGAATTTCACCATTAAGGCTGGAAAAAATGTGGCTTTCGTAGGTAGTTCTGGGGAGGGTAAGTCTACCATTTTTAAGCTGCTCTGTGGATTTTATAAGAAGCAATCAGGAAATTATAAGCTTTACGGCAGAAATTTTGAAGATTGGAATCTGAATGCGGCGAGAAATCTATATTCTTTGGTATCCCAGAATGTATTTTTATTTCCAGAAAGCATTGCTGATAATATAGCCTATGGACGAGAGGGGGCTACCATGGAAGAAATTAAGGAGGCCTGTCGCCTAGCCAATATTCATGACTTTATTATCAGTCTGCCACAGCAGTATGATACTTTGGCGGGCGAGCGTGGAACAAGGCTTTCCGGCGGCGAACGGCAACGTATTTCCATTGCTAGGGCTTTTCTTAAAAATGCGCCAATCCTTCTTTTGGATGAGCCAACCTCCGCCATTGATGTGGGTACAGAGGATTTGATTAAAGAGGCCATAGAGCGTATTTCTAATGGGAAAACAGTCATAACCATTGCACATAGGCTGTCCACCATTGAGAACGCAGATACCATTTTGGTACTGTCAAAGGGTCAGATTGTAGAGAGTGGAACTAATGAGGAGTTATTGATGAAAAAAGGTATTTATCACCATCTTTACCAGGTGCAACAGAAGGCTCAGGAGGAAGGAAAGGAGGAGACATTAAATGAAATTATCTAG
- a CDS encoding class II fructose-bisphosphate aldolase, which translates to MFVSMKDMLLKAQKEGYAVPNFCIWNTEMLQGVMDATEEAQAPIILSFGSGFLENTDIDHFIKMMVSMADKATVPACIHWDHGRSFEIVSHAVDIGYTAIMIDASAYDLETNIKLTKEVVDKFKPLGIPIEAELGHVGAETIYEEAIAAYGYTDPTQAAEFCERTGIDFLATAIGNQHGVYTSEPKINYPVLEAVRAAVDIPLVLHGASGIGDEDIRKCIARGITKINIHTELCQAAMIAIEANQERKLPYLKLQQEVRKEVAKRAMEKIKLFGCYGKARS; encoded by the coding sequence ATGTTTGTTTCAATGAAAGATATGTTACTAAAAGCTCAGAAGGAAGGTTATGCAGTACCAAATTTCTGCATTTGGAATACTGAAATGCTACAAGGAGTTATGGATGCTACTGAAGAGGCGCAAGCACCAATTATTTTATCTTTTGGTAGTGGATTCTTAGAAAACACAGATATAGATCACTTCATAAAAATGATGGTTTCTATGGCGGATAAAGCAACTGTACCCGCTTGTATTCACTGGGATCATGGCAGAAGCTTTGAAATAGTAAGTCATGCTGTTGATATAGGCTATACTGCTATTATGATTGATGCATCCGCATATGATTTAGAAACTAACATTAAATTAACAAAAGAGGTAGTTGATAAGTTCAAACCATTAGGTATTCCAATTGAGGCTGAACTAGGTCATGTTGGCGCTGAGACAATTTATGAAGAAGCTATTGCGGCTTACGGATATACTGACCCAACACAAGCAGCAGAATTTTGTGAAAGAACTGGCATAGATTTCCTAGCGACTGCTATAGGAAATCAACATGGAGTTTATACTTCTGAACCAAAAATTAATTATCCCGTATTGGAAGCTGTTAGAGCGGCTGTTGATATTCCATTGGTACTACATGGTGCATCAGGAATTGGTGATGAAGATATTAGAAAATGTATTGCTAGAGGAATTACAAAAATAAACATCCATACTGAGTTATGTCAGGCGGCAATGATTGCTATTGAAGCAAATCAAGAGAGGAAGCTTCCTTATCTGAAATTGCAACAAGAAGTTAGAAAAGAAGTTGCAAAAAGAGCAATGGAAAAAATAAAATTATTCGGATGTTATGGAAAAGCGAGGAGTTAA
- a CDS encoding NAD(P)-dependent alcohol dehydrogenase produces MKNEIKNTEAILVVPGKMEIEESQIPDPKDDEVLIKVEYVGVCGSDVHGFESGPFIPPSDPNQKIGLGHECAGEVVGIGTKVTKFKIGDRVCIEPGVPCGKCRFCLEGKYNICPDVDFLATQPNYKGALTNYICHPESFTYKLPDNMNTMEGALVEPAAVGMHAAMSAGVKPGKKIIILGSGCIGLMTLQACKVMGATEIVVVDVLPKRLEMAKKLGAMEVVNGMEDDTEVKCKEILGNLGADIVFETAGSQVTAKQTPLLVMRGGKIMIVGTIPGATPIDFLKINREVTIQTVFRYANRYPATIEAISSGRIDVKSMVTNIYDYKDVQKAFEDSVNCKKDIIKSVIKIN; encoded by the coding sequence ATGAAAAATGAAATAAAAAATACAGAAGCTATTTTAGTTGTTCCTGGAAAGATGGAGATAGAGGAATCACAAATACCTGATCCAAAGGATGATGAAGTTCTAATTAAAGTAGAATATGTAGGAGTTTGTGGATCAGATGTTCATGGATTTGAATCGGGTCCATTTATTCCTCCATCAGATCCAAATCAAAAGATTGGGTTAGGACATGAGTGTGCTGGTGAAGTTGTAGGAATCGGTACTAAAGTGACTAAGTTCAAAATAGGGGATAGAGTTTGTATTGAACCAGGAGTTCCTTGTGGAAAATGTAGGTTCTGTCTAGAAGGAAAGTATAATATCTGCCCAGATGTAGATTTCTTGGCAACACAGCCGAATTACAAAGGAGCATTGACAAATTATATTTGCCATCCGGAAAGTTTTACATATAAACTCCCGGATAACATGAATACTATGGAAGGTGCGCTAGTAGAGCCTGCAGCAGTGGGTATGCATGCAGCAATGAGCGCAGGTGTAAAGCCTGGCAAAAAAATTATAATTTTAGGTTCAGGTTGTATTGGGCTAATGACTCTTCAGGCATGTAAAGTCATGGGTGCAACAGAAATTGTAGTAGTAGATGTACTGCCAAAGAGACTAGAAATGGCAAAAAAATTAGGGGCTATGGAAGTAGTCAATGGTATGGAGGATGATACGGAAGTAAAGTGTAAAGAAATCTTGGGTAACTTGGGAGCAGACATTGTGTTTGAAACAGCAGGTTCGCAGGTAACAGCAAAACAGACACCGCTTTTGGTAATGCGTGGTGGTAAGATTATGATTGTTGGTACGATTCCTGGTGCAACACCGATTGATTTTCTAAAAATCAACCGCGAAGTAACGATTCAAACCGTATTTCGTTATGCCAATCGTTATCCAGCTACTATAGAAGCAATTTCATCTGGTCGTATTGATGTGAAATCAATGGTTACTAATATTTACGATTATAAAGATGTTCAAAAAGCATTCGAAGACTCTGTTAATTGCAAAAAAGATATTATCAAGTCAGTTATAAAAATTAATTAA
- a CDS encoding IS1182 family transposase encodes MINEKNFTQQKLEMVYLEDLVPKDHILRNIDKYMDFSFIRELTQKYYCLDNGRPGVDPILLFKMLFIGYLFGIKSERQLVKEIEVNVAYRWFLGLSLTDVIPDHSTISQNRRRRFKGTDVFQKIFDEVVFKAINLKMVTGKILYTDSTHLKANANKRKLVKIEVEKTPKEYVADLNKAVEEDRINHGKRPLKVKEPVTIIKEIKVSTTDPDSGYMMRDGKPEGFSYLDHRTVDSKHNIITDVYVTPGNINDVDPYIDRLDVQIKKFNFNTKYVGADAGYATNLICKELFERELKSVMGYRRSPHTKGMYTKNKFQYVKEKDIYVCPDLRALHYKTTTRDGYKEYVGNAKDCKECPNRTQCFSDKSKVKTVRRHVWEMYKEDVVKFTKTDKGRNIYRRRKETIERSFADSKQLHGLRYCHMRGLENVQEQCLLTAAVQNMKKIASLLSSMFFYFITKNLLHVTNLSINQNAIA; translated from the coding sequence ATGATTAATGAAAAGAACTTCACACAACAAAAATTAGAAATGGTATATTTAGAGGATTTAGTTCCTAAAGACCATATTCTCAGAAATATAGATAAATACATGGATTTCTCTTTCATAAGAGAATTGACTCAAAAATATTATTGTTTAGATAATGGAAGACCTGGCGTAGATCCTATTTTACTCTTCAAAATGCTGTTTATTGGATACCTATTTGGAATAAAATCTGAGCGACAACTTGTAAAGGAAATTGAAGTAAATGTAGCTTATAGATGGTTTTTAGGACTAAGCCTTACTGATGTTATTCCAGATCATTCAACAATTAGCCAAAATAGACGTAGACGATTTAAAGGAACTGACGTGTTCCAAAAAATATTTGACGAAGTCGTATTTAAGGCTATAAATCTTAAGATGGTAACTGGTAAAATACTTTACACAGATTCTACACACCTAAAAGCAAATGCTAATAAGCGAAAGCTTGTGAAAATTGAAGTTGAAAAAACACCTAAAGAATATGTAGCTGATCTTAATAAAGCTGTAGAGGAAGATAGAATAAATCACGGTAAAAGACCTTTGAAAGTGAAAGAACCTGTTACCATAATAAAAGAAATTAAAGTTAGCACAACTGACCCCGACAGCGGATATATGATGAGAGATGGCAAGCCGGAAGGCTTCTCCTATTTAGATCACAGAACTGTGGACAGTAAACACAATATAATTACTGATGTTTATGTTACTCCTGGAAATATAAATGATGTTGATCCTTATATCGATAGATTGGATGTGCAAATAAAAAAATTTAATTTTAATACAAAATATGTTGGTGCCGATGCTGGTTATGCTACAAATCTTATATGTAAAGAACTATTTGAGAGAGAATTAAAATCTGTAATGGGATATAGAAGGTCTCCACATACAAAAGGAATGTACACTAAAAATAAATTTCAATATGTTAAAGAGAAGGACATATATGTTTGCCCTGACTTAAGGGCTTTGCATTATAAAACGACAACTAGAGATGGATATAAAGAGTATGTTGGGAATGCAAAAGATTGCAAAGAATGCCCAAATAGAACTCAATGTTTTTCTGATAAAAGTAAGGTTAAAACTGTTAGAAGACATGTTTGGGAAATGTATAAAGAAGATGTTGTAAAGTTTACCAAAACGGATAAGGGTAGAAATATATATAGAAGAAGGAAAGAAACTATAGAGCGAAGCTTCGCAGATTCTAAACAACTGCATGGGCTTCGCTATTGCCATATGCGCGGATTAGAAAATGTGCAAGAGCAGTGTCTGCTTACAGCAGCAGTGCAAAATATGAAAAAGATAGCTAGCCTACTATCTTCCATGTTTTTTTATTTTATAACTAAAAACCTGTTGCATGTTACTAATTTATCTATAAATCAAAATGCTATCGCATAA
- a CDS encoding sensor histidine kinase, giving the protein MNNTDKYNNILAIITFTKFAILLFILILIFNIPYNKTNSTTRVQLNLAIFLIFLSLFYLLWWIIYFKNNFKKSKNLLVAEDILFIFILSLFVLLSGTYRSQYKYLFFFSIITTTISQGKRRGLILSYISSAIILSIDLTFVSNLVVNTYFENDLVLSVGFIIIAWILGEHVTFESNQVKLLEMELQMLKLKEDAKTTIELLNETKEHNKFITEFFCNISHELKTPLNVVFASLQMMNMYNESNEEKIIEKRRKYLQIMKKNSNRLIRLINNLLDMTKLDSGFITLHMENGNIVYLIEDITMSIISIAENKGIDIIFDTNVEEKLMAFDGDKIERIILNLLSNALKFTDKGGKIYVTVLDKVDNVEISVRDTGVGIPDDKKEIIFGRFMQVDKTLKRNNEGTGIGLSLVKSFVKLHEGKIILKSEQNIGSEFIIILPVKQVDNSLGVNEIKKDITDRINIELSDIYTE; this is encoded by the coding sequence ATGAATAACACTGATAAATATAATAACATTTTAGCAATAATTACATTTACTAAGTTCGCTATTTTACTATTTATATTAATACTTATTTTCAATATTCCATATAATAAAACAAACTCCACAACTCGTGTCCAATTAAATTTGGCAATATTTCTTATCTTTTTATCATTATTTTATTTATTATGGTGGATTATTTATTTTAAAAATAACTTTAAAAAATCAAAGAATCTTTTAGTTGCAGAAGATATCTTATTTATTTTTATTCTATCTTTATTTGTTTTATTATCTGGCACTTATAGGAGCCAATATAAATATCTGTTTTTCTTTAGCATTATTACAACAACCATATCTCAAGGTAAGAGGCGTGGTTTAATACTTTCTTATATATCGTCAGCTATTATATTATCTATAGATTTGACTTTTGTTTCTAATTTAGTAGTAAACACCTATTTCGAAAATGACTTGGTGTTATCGGTAGGATTTATCATTATCGCATGGATATTGGGTGAACACGTAACTTTTGAAAGCAATCAAGTAAAACTATTAGAAATGGAATTACAAATGCTAAAGTTAAAAGAAGATGCAAAAACAACTATTGAACTGTTAAACGAAACAAAAGAACATAATAAATTTATAACAGAGTTCTTTTGTAACATATCGCATGAATTGAAAACTCCATTAAATGTAGTTTTTGCTTCTCTGCAGATGATGAATATGTACAATGAAAGCAATGAAGAAAAAATTATTGAGAAGAGAAGAAAGTATTTACAAATAATGAAGAAAAATTCTAATAGACTTATTAGATTAATTAACAATTTATTAGACATGACAAAACTAGATTCGGGATTTATTACTCTACATATGGAGAATGGAAACATTGTTTATTTGATTGAAGATATTACCATGTCTATAATTTCTATCGCTGAAAATAAAGGTATAGACATAATATTTGACACTAATGTTGAAGAAAAGTTAATGGCGTTTGATGGCGATAAAATAGAGAGAATTATACTTAACTTACTTTCAAACGCTTTAAAATTTACAGACAAAGGCGGAAAAATATATGTAACAGTATTGGATAAAGTGGATAATGTTGAGATATCAGTTAGAGATACTGGAGTAGGAATCCCCGATGATAAAAAAGAAATAATTTTCGGTAGATTTATGCAGGTGGATAAGACCTTAAAAAGAAATAATGAAGGTACTGGTATAGGCCTTTCTCTAGTTAAATCTTTTGTGAAACTACATGAAGGCAAGATAATCCTTAAAAGTGAACAGAATATTGGAAGTGAATTTATTATCATTCTTCCAGTAAAACAAGTTGATAATTCTTTAGGTGTAAACGAAATAAAAAAAGACATAACTGACCGAATCAATATTGAGCTGTCTGATATATATACAGAATAA